The window CATTTGCTCTGACTCCAGTTTGGCTCTTTTAAGTCTTGTAGCTCAACAGTCAGACATTAGGCAAGATATAATTCTGGAAATTTTGCAGTGTTTGTATAGATTACATCAGGCAAATATAGAAATAAGGTTCTTGTGGGTCCCGGCTCATGTGGGTATTGAGGGAAGCAGATCGGTTGGCAAAGCAGGCTTTAGAAAAGAGTGAAGTTGATCTTCATATATCACATAGTAGATCAGAGATTAAATCTATAATTAAAAAGGAAGTATACAAAGAATGGCAGCACGATTGGGACATCTATATCTAGTACAAGTACAGTAGAGAGAGGAAGAGCTTCTTATAGGAATATGGTTGAAGAAAACATAATATCAACAATGAGATTAGGGCATACAGGATTAAATAAATCGTTGCTTTTAATAGGAAAACATCCAACAGGAAAGTGTGAGTGGTGCGGAGAAGGGGAAACAGTAGAATGTGTATTCATTCATTGCTGGAAGTATATAGGGGAAAGGGAAAAATTATTGGTGGAGGTCAGGAGGAAGGGAGGGGAAATGCTAACATTAAGGAATATTTTAAAGCCAGAAATGGGAGCACTGATACAGTTTCTGAAATCTACAAGTTTAATAAAAAGGATATAGAGATATGTAGGCCTAgggcgagagagaaagagatatagGTATGTAAAAGTTTGTGTAGATTTGTGAATGTGTAGTATATGTGCAAATATATTTGTATGCAGATAGGAAGGTATGGTTAGATGGATTTACACTAATATAGTATAAtaattaatgtatcaaatatagGTGATCGTATATAGTGTTGTGGACTGTGAGGGGCTCTAAGTGAAGGCTGGGGGAGCTGAACAAGCAGCGCCAGCCGAAACTGGAGCCCTGATGGTTCTGGGAGGAGGTAGTAGTAGTAGGAAGGAATACTCTCTGGTCCTTGCTAACACAAGGTAGCGGTAATGCTCTGTTTTAGATTGCGAGCCACCATAAATCAAGAGGACGTCATCACATTGCGACAAACAACGACGCTCTAACGTGGGGCGTCAGAATGAAGGCATAAGAAAGTACTTATGAAAAATATTCCTTTCTTTTTCATTGATTTGATATTCTGTGGATACCAAGAGCGCAAACACAAATGTCTATTAGGTAAGAAAATGCATGGAAACTGCACTGTTTACTAAAGCTGTAGACATGTAATTGAATTTTAACGCTGCATTTGTGATTATTTACATATCTATCCTCGTTTTACTTAATCATtataactttatatatattagttttaattGCAGATCATAACTATTATACCAGCACAATCTACATCGATAAACGATCTGCTCATGGATCCTGTTGTTAGACGTAAAATCCCTGCCTGTGTGCGTTCATTACTGACGGATATTGCACCAAAGAAAGAACAACACTTAAGTGACTGGTCAGAAACAGACCCTGAAACAATTACCAAAGATGGGATGTTACTTCCCAAAAGAGGAACCTCTGAAACTCCCCTGACGCCAGCTGATGGGACAGAGGGTGCATCCTCTGATGGAAATGTAGCGCCATCTCTAAAGCCATGTGGGCTTTGTTTATGTAAACCTTCCTGTTACACCTGCCCCAGGTGTAACATCCCATATTGCGGACTGACTTGTTACCGGAGTCCGGATCACTCTGGATGCTCAGAGGAGTTCTACAAAGAGTCTGTGCTTTTGGAGCTGAAATCTCAAGGAGTCACAGATGAAGAAGGGAAAAGCAAGATGCAGGAAATTCTGTTAAGACTCAGACAAAGTGCACAGAGTGAAGGAGGGATGGAGAATTTGTTAATGAACTTGCAGGAAGAGACTGGAACTAGTGTGACTGAGCGGGACGCACATGCTCTGGAGTTGCTTTCAAGGTTAGCAGAGATTCAATCAGCTGGGGAAACGAAAAGCCAGGAAGCACAAGAGATATTGAAAAAACTGCAAGATATTGATGTCACAGATGGGAGTGATGAAGAAGGAGTTCATTTAGCAGAGAAGTTAGCGGGGCTGGATGTTGACTCTCTCTCAGAGGAGGAGCTCTGGTCTTTGTTGTCTGCCCAGGAGAAGGAGAAATTTGAAGGACTGGTAAAAGGAGGAAGTATTGGAGGGCTGGTCGTCCTGTGGAGCCCCTGGTGGGAGAGGCATGAGAAAGAGACTAAAGCACTTATAGAAGAAATCAAATCTGAGAATGATGAAAAAATGCAcagtgtgaatgagaaaaaagATGGACTAACAAAGACCAGTGTTGAAAACATTAAAGAAGAAGGTACAAGTAAAGTGAAATCTGAATTAGGAACAAAACAGGAGCTTATTAAAAAGAAAGAGGCAAGTAAAAAGGATAGATCCAAATCTGATGTCCCTCCAATAAGTGCCAAAATCTCACCTCTCCGCACGTTGTCCTCAAACCCATCTCCGTTAGTGCGGTACAACCTAGTCAATGCTCTTTATGGATACACGTTCTCGCTTTGTCTCTTCAATGGGGACATCTCAGAACCAGAAATGTTGATGGAGTTCTGCCTGGACGTGCTGGCCATTTCAGAGGCTCTGGGTGGGGGACGGGTCTTCAACTCTGTCCCAGAAGCTATTGAAGCTGGAATAACAGCTGTTTCTGCAGGAGGATACTTTGACGGTGATGACCCTTCAGCTCCGCTAAGAGCGGTGGAAGCAGTGGCACATGTTCTGTCTGGAGAGAGCAGAGAGGACACCATAGGATATTCACTGTCAGCTTTGTCCCAG of the Myxocyprinus asiaticus isolate MX2 ecotype Aquarium Trade chromosome 42, UBuf_Myxa_2, whole genome shotgun sequence genome contains:
- the LOC127432885 gene encoding uncharacterized protein LOC127432885, translated to MDPVVRRKIPACVRSLLTDIAPKKEQHLSDWSETDPETITKDGMLLPKRGTSETPLTPADGTEGASSDGNVAPSLKPCGLCLCKPSCYTCPRCNIPYCGLTCYRSPDHSGCSEEFYKESVLLELKSQGVTDEEGKSKMQEILLRLRQSAQSEGGMENLLMNLQEETGTSVTERDAHALELLSRLAEIQSAGETKSQEAQEILKKLQDIDVTDGSDEEGVHLAEKLAGLDVDSLSEEELWSLLSAQEKEKFEGLVKGGSIGGLVVLWSPWWERHEKETKALIEEIKSENDEKMHSVNEKKDGLTKTSVENIKEEGTSKVKSELGTKQELIKKKEASKKDRSKSDVPPISAKISPLRTLSSNPSPLVRYNLVNALYGYTFSLCLFNGDISEPEMLMEFCLDVLAISEALGGGRVFNSVPEAIEAGITAVSAGGYFDGDDPSAPLRAVEAVAHVLSGESREDTIGYSLSALSQLRAALNKAKASVAKEDKQTRRMYFQAWKKCEFFQSWVKESPKVVRDLAGWVWRDYERREVERMQLQREKEGLEEGMKTCRGKAMLIEEIE